One Melanotaenia boesemani isolate fMelBoe1 chromosome 8, fMelBoe1.pri, whole genome shotgun sequence DNA segment encodes these proteins:
- the armc6 gene encoding armadillo repeat-containing protein 6 isoform X1: MATRRVTQETFDAAVRENIEEFEMDPDEALRDAVEQFESQGVDLSCIVKAIPAVSSDNNQEEQTTHEVLQALDSLRIGKDSSCVTEVTAGIKCFTEQCSLGFAQRYLAAQKDAYPIILSYCKKSVEEQDALLLTLSALAALTDGQPDLLDAEGQQFILDVLKKYQADSSVTRVAICAMRHCCLKHEQNRQDLVKGGILPLLTGAVIQHSGCAELIKEASAALRVMTFDDDVRVTFGHAHEHAKMIVLEHNGLKVLIDAAKAHCGNTSVLSELCSTLSRLAVRNEFCQDICDLGGLKLMLTLLADSYESTVEYTKTRLLNQIQDWTCLFVLITESFVFLQELVRQVLSAIRAVAGNDDVKDAVVIAGGVQLIVIAMNRHMSNPTVCEQGCACLSVLALRKPNNCKVIMENGGALASLQAMKTHSDVVNVQKQACMLLRNLVARMRNFSQPILEMGAEALIAQAVQTHQDCGDVGKAALRDLGCKVELRELWTGKHGGLTN; encoded by the exons ATGGCGACACGAAGGGTCACGCAGGAAACATTTGATGCTGCTGTCAGAGAAAACATTGAGGAGTTTGAGATGGATCCAGATGAGGCTCTGAGAGATGCAGTGGAACAGTTTGAATCTCAAG GTGTAGACCTTAGTTGTATAGTAAAGGCTATACCAGCTGTTTCATCTGATAACAATCAAGAAGAGCAAACAACACATGAGGTTCTACAG GCTTTGGATTCTCTCCGAATTGGAAAAGATTCTTCTTGTGTTACTGAAGTGACAGCAGGCATTAAATGCTTTACTGAGCAGTGCTCACTTGGATTTGCTCAGAGGTACCTAGCTGCCCAAAAAGATGCCTACCCCATCATCCTCTCCTACTGCAAAAAGAGTGTGGAGGAACAGGATGCTTTGTTGCTTACATTATCTGCTCTGGCTGCTCTGACAGATGGACAGCCAGACTTATTGGATGCAGAGGGTCAGCAGTTCATTTTGGATGTTCTCAAGAAGTACCAGGCTGATTCTTCTGTGACGCGTGTCGCCATCTGTGCGATGCGTCACTGCTGCTTGAAACATGAACAGAACAGGCAGGATCTGGTAAAAGGTGGCATCCTGCCGCTGCTGACTGGTGCTGTTATACAACATAGTGGATGTGCTGAGCTGATCAAGGAGGCCTCTGCTGCTCTTAGGGTCATGACATTTGATGATGATGTCCGAGTTACGTTTGGGCATGCCCATGAACATGCCAAGATGATTGTTCTTGAGCACAATGGACTAAAGGTTTTAATTGATGCTGCTAAAG CTCATTGTGGTAATACATCTGTTCTGAGTGAGCTTTGTTCAACTCTATCCCGCCTGGCTGTCAGGAATGAGTTTTGTCAAGACATCTGTGATCTGGGTGGATTAAAACTCATGTTGACGTTGCTTGCAGACAGCTATGAGTCAACGGTAGAGTACACAAAAACAAGGCTTTTGAATCAGATTCAAGATTGGActtgtttatttgttcttatCACTGAATCATTTGTCTTCTTGCAGGAGCTGGTTCGACAGGTCCTTAGTGCAATACGAGCTGTTGCAGGAAATGATGACGTTAAAGATGCAGTTGTTATTGCTGGGGGAGTCCAGCTCATTGTAATTGCCATGAACCGACACATGAGCAACCCAACT GTGTGTGAGCAGGGTTGTGCATGCCTCTCTGTCCTTGCTTTACGTAAACCCAACAACTGCAAAGTCATCATGGAGAATGGAGGTGCCTTGGCTTCTCTTCAGGCTATGAAGACTCACTCTGATGTCGTTAATGTACAG aaacaagcaTGCATGCTCTTGAGGAACCTGGTTGCACGTATGCGTAACTTCAGTCAACCAATATTGGAGATGGGAGCAGAGGCTCTGATTGCTCAAGCAGTGCAGACACATCAAGACTGTGGTGATGTGGGTAAAGCAGCCCTCAGAGATCTGGGATGTAAGGTGGAACTTCGAGAGCTGTGGACTGGAAAACACGGCGGGCTTACCAACTGA
- the slc25a42 gene encoding mitochondrial coenzyme A transporter SLC25A42 — protein MGMGSGVQEQRASLTQGEVLPLASSSQSEASYEGMKHTRSVLNSLFSGALAGAVAKTAVAPLDRTKIIFQVSSARFSAKEAYRLIYRTYLKEGFLSLWRGNSATMVRVIPYAAIQFCAHEQYKRLLGGYYGFQGKALPPVPRLLAGSMAGTTAAMLTYPLDMVRARMAVTPKEMYSNILHVFVRISREEGLKTMYRGFAPTILGVVPYAGLSFFTYETLKKLHAEQSGRPQPYSYERLAFGACAGLIGQSASYPLDVVRRRMQTAGVTGHTYSTILGTMKEIVSEEGVIRGLYKGLSMNWVKGPIAVGISFTTFDLTQILLRKLHQMGSTR, from the exons ATGGGGATGGGGAGTGGAGTCCAGGAACAACGGGCATCACTGACCCAGGGAGAAGTGCTGCCGCTGGCTTCCTCCAGTCAGTCAGAAGCCAGTTATGAG GGCATGAAGCACACCCGGTCCGTCCTAAACTCACTTTTCTCAGGGGCTTTAGCTGGAGCCGTGGCCAAGACCGCTGTTGCCCCATTGGATAGAACTAAAATCATCTTTCAAG tgTCCTCAGCAAGATTCTCTGCCAAG GAGGCTTACAGGTTGATCTACCGCACCTACCTGAAGGAAGGTTTCCTCAGTCTATGGAGGGGGAACTCTGCTACTATGGTGCGAGTCATCCCATATGCTGCCATCCAGTTTTGTGCACATGAGCAGTATAAAAGGCTGCTGGGAGGCTACTATGGCTTTCAAGGGAA AGCCCTACCACCAGTCCCAAGGTTACTGGCCGGGTCTATGGCTGGTACCACTGCAGCCATGTTGACTTATCCTCTGGACATGGTGCGAGCTAGGATGGCTGTAACACCAAAGGAAAT gtACAGCAACattctgcatgtttttgtgCGGATCTCTCGGGAAGAGGGCTTGAAGACCATGTATCGAGGATTCGCTCCAACCATACTGGGTGTTGTCCCCTATGCTGGACTAAGCTTCTTTACTTATGAAACACTGAAGAAGTTGCATGCAG AGCAAAGTGGCCGCCCACAGCCCTACTCTTATGAACGTCTGGCTTTTGGAGCCTGTGCGGGTCTCATTGGCCAGTCAGCATCTTACCCTCTAGATGTGGTAAGACGGCGCATGCAGACCGCTGGTGTCACCGGTCACACGTACAGCACCATCCTGGGTACCATGAAGGAGATAGTTTCTGAGGAAGGGGTTATCCGAGGACTCTACAAAGGTCTCAGTATGAACTGGGTCAAAGGACCTATTGCAGTGGGGATTAGCTTCACCACCTTTGACCTTACACAGATTCTCCTGAGAAAGCTGCATCAAATGGGCTCCACTCGATAG
- the armc6 gene encoding armadillo repeat-containing protein 6 isoform X2 has protein sequence MATRRVTQETFDAAVRENIEEFEMDPDEALRDAVEQFESQGVDLSCIVKAIPAVSSDNNQEEQTTHEVLQALDSLRIGKDSSCVTEVTAGIKCFTEQCSLGFAQRYLAAQKDAYPIILSYCKKSVEEQDALLLTLSALAALTDGQPDLLDAEGQQFILDVLKKYQADSSVTRVAICAMRHCCLKHEQNRQDLVKGGILPLLTGAVIQHSGCAELIKEASAALRVMTFDDDVRVTFGHAHEHAKMIVLEHNGLKVLIDAAKAHCGNTSVLSELCSTLSRLAVRNEFCQDICDLGGLKLMLTLLADSYESTELVRQVLSAIRAVAGNDDVKDAVVIAGGVQLIVIAMNRHMSNPTVCEQGCACLSVLALRKPNNCKVIMENGGALASLQAMKTHSDVVNVQKQACMLLRNLVARMRNFSQPILEMGAEALIAQAVQTHQDCGDVGKAALRDLGCKVELRELWTGKHGGLTN, from the exons ATGGCGACACGAAGGGTCACGCAGGAAACATTTGATGCTGCTGTCAGAGAAAACATTGAGGAGTTTGAGATGGATCCAGATGAGGCTCTGAGAGATGCAGTGGAACAGTTTGAATCTCAAG GTGTAGACCTTAGTTGTATAGTAAAGGCTATACCAGCTGTTTCATCTGATAACAATCAAGAAGAGCAAACAACACATGAGGTTCTACAG GCTTTGGATTCTCTCCGAATTGGAAAAGATTCTTCTTGTGTTACTGAAGTGACAGCAGGCATTAAATGCTTTACTGAGCAGTGCTCACTTGGATTTGCTCAGAGGTACCTAGCTGCCCAAAAAGATGCCTACCCCATCATCCTCTCCTACTGCAAAAAGAGTGTGGAGGAACAGGATGCTTTGTTGCTTACATTATCTGCTCTGGCTGCTCTGACAGATGGACAGCCAGACTTATTGGATGCAGAGGGTCAGCAGTTCATTTTGGATGTTCTCAAGAAGTACCAGGCTGATTCTTCTGTGACGCGTGTCGCCATCTGTGCGATGCGTCACTGCTGCTTGAAACATGAACAGAACAGGCAGGATCTGGTAAAAGGTGGCATCCTGCCGCTGCTGACTGGTGCTGTTATACAACATAGTGGATGTGCTGAGCTGATCAAGGAGGCCTCTGCTGCTCTTAGGGTCATGACATTTGATGATGATGTCCGAGTTACGTTTGGGCATGCCCATGAACATGCCAAGATGATTGTTCTTGAGCACAATGGACTAAAGGTTTTAATTGATGCTGCTAAAG CTCATTGTGGTAATACATCTGTTCTGAGTGAGCTTTGTTCAACTCTATCCCGCCTGGCTGTCAGGAATGAGTTTTGTCAAGACATCTGTGATCTGGGTGGATTAAAACTCATGTTGACGTTGCTTGCAGACAGCTATGAGTCAACG GAGCTGGTTCGACAGGTCCTTAGTGCAATACGAGCTGTTGCAGGAAATGATGACGTTAAAGATGCAGTTGTTATTGCTGGGGGAGTCCAGCTCATTGTAATTGCCATGAACCGACACATGAGCAACCCAACT GTGTGTGAGCAGGGTTGTGCATGCCTCTCTGTCCTTGCTTTACGTAAACCCAACAACTGCAAAGTCATCATGGAGAATGGAGGTGCCTTGGCTTCTCTTCAGGCTATGAAGACTCACTCTGATGTCGTTAATGTACAG aaacaagcaTGCATGCTCTTGAGGAACCTGGTTGCACGTATGCGTAACTTCAGTCAACCAATATTGGAGATGGGAGCAGAGGCTCTGATTGCTCAAGCAGTGCAGACACATCAAGACTGTGGTGATGTGGGTAAAGCAGCCCTCAGAGATCTGGGATGTAAGGTGGAACTTCGAGAGCTGTGGACTGGAAAACACGGCGGGCTTACCAACTGA